The genomic region tgaaagaagtttattgtttaaagaagaaaaaaaaactgtataaaaggaaaaaggagtgggtcttatactctctaatattcgagaggccccacatcattttgaaaatcaattgatcaattaaaaagatttaatcaatagtttcaaaaagaaatggtttatcgtttttgaaaagaatcgcgatcgcttgttttaaaatggtttgaattttgaaaggagtcaaattaatcaagttaaacaaaaagattatctttaattaacacttagatgatcagggtttgctcaaaaaaatatttacaagtgattaagtttgaaaatcaaatgaaaaataatatttaaaagtattaaaaatacttaaaaacaagtcattttaaacttatttaaaaatgtatccaataaatatttttttgatgatcttttttgatattcttaaaatatatgtgttaaacaagaagtgtgtaaaaaatgaatgaaaaatgaattaatttgatgtgttaaataattaattaaagttgtgtgaaaaaagaaagaaaaatagtgttaaaaaagaatggtttgtcttcacaagggtttgaacccacgcccttatacttaccagccaaaacaacaaccaactgagctgcgcgtgcagcttgttattcacacgcgtccattcaattatattttaaaacaaatatttgaaaactttgaacaaaatctggcgccaagaacacaccctaactggattttgaaattctttgaaactgaaccaaattgatcaagtgaagggtctatcttgctcggttttggacgaggaacatgatggtagcgtttaatttcatttatttcaactctaaagctatcaattttctgatgaacacgaagaaccctaatatgacaaatcattgtgaaatcgtgtatgatcatgatatgatgcaattgattgagggttaatgatcctcataggtgcagaaacaagatggtatatcaatatttcatttatgatgcgtgcatgatagagtttgaagttcatgagcacttacctcaaaaacggccaaactgagaattgaattctgcaaatgaggagttccagttgttgtttcttgatctggacagcatcagtggaccttatggaaggtgtttgaatgcctggaatgaattgaaaacccctggaccagttggtgatgctcgatctgcagtaggactcaagtgaggatcaagcttgatgattttggtgtttcacatcatggatgatggttggaatagttcatatatggtatatggaatgtgtttggatgattagcttggacagaattggcctggaattgattttggcatgataaggttcaatatatgcaaatatggaagtgaggtagtgattttgtgatttgaggtgttttggggtgtatgaatggatcaaacacatcccatatgatgtttatgagttgtgggaagcatcattttgctcagaacttgcaaaggatggaacttgcactttctcctctttgaaactcatgaaacttgcaattcaagaaagaagagagaaaacctataattgtgaggttttggtgtgaattgaagagtggaaatgacctctatttataggccatgagttctgaatgcagagccttgcaacttgcttcttctttggtgatttggcatttggagataaagtggaatctttacatttaatgcaaatggttaaagtaactaaaccatggttattttggccaagcttcttatctctttcccatctgtctcaaatcagaaaatatcttccaattattgcctctatgtatcattacttggtccatttggcaatttggttcataacttagtgaaaatggcatgagatttcaagtgaaaagttcactaatgtcaaaattcaaaaccatggctacactccatatttttccatgctcttggacattttggaaagctcatattacacacttcaaaaccctagttgaaagtttcttcaagatctttaaggaagtgggtgaaaaagatccatgaactttgagaaaaatgaagtttcaagtgaaattttccaaagatgccaactttgaagctccatatctcttaaatggttgatcttatggaaaaaatttatatgtgtcaaagttgtttattggatcaaaatctacaaatttcatgttggaagtttttttcagtttgtaggtgaaattttgagaaattcccttccaaagtttggaaaaaaccatgaaaaacacttagaaaaaatttctaagtatgaaagtcaaacttttgacttttttattcttgattgattttcttgatttttcttgatcaaatgacttcatatatcatatattgatgattcaaaacttcaaaagtcatggttgaccaaaattccccaaaagtcaatggtgatcttgcacagttgactttttcagacgaatcgcgtttcaggagatttcaaatgaaacaggctatcctcatcaaatgaatggtatgaatggatcatattgaggtattggaggatattgaatcatagtttgagttgtgacaccatgtcctgattaaaaaggcagttgttcagtgaattaggtcaaaaaccctaattgtcgaccagatgaaattgatgactgtagatcttgaattgagacataatttccattgtatattgtcatagggattatttgaagatgattgaaacctttgattgacttcctggggatttttagggtttcccaaatgtgatccctgattttagttcctgatagttcaaaaccctaattctgatgatttgaaatttcactgttgatcaatctttgtgtaggagatgttctgagccaatggattaggtcaaaatgatgcatttggggtcttgatatcatgtcccaagtcattaggtcaaatcctgagcaaaagtcaggagtatgctatcttcagtcaaaaccctaatctggttgattcaaagcctttgagcttgttgaaatgaatctctgaggaccaaatgttgattgttgatgaagattattcatttgaaatgaagggagaaaaaaaccctaattgattgttacttgtactgatgagtgatttcctgatcaaatcctgctgagtcacaagtaacaaacacaggctatgcaatttgttagagatgcaaatgatgcatatgcaatgatatgaggtggtatcttaggtcaaaaattgggttaTGACAGATGTGAAGGAATTGGACACATAAGAGTTGAATGtcctactgtcataccccaaaatttgcccatctcattcctcttgttcaaggtacaaagctcaaaggcatctctcctaaacaatggttcaaggaactagagtttttgtttttttgaagaaaatgaatggatcaaaggctccaatgcatctcatatggcttatgatgtttcaaactacctctATAACAAAATTCAGGTCttaattccaaggattgaccacccaattgctcagaaagtcaacagtcgactagtgtgacctaaaagtcaactgtggtcaaagtacagtcaaaattcctgattttttgtcaacaaacttattttgaagtatcattcaccatttgatcaaggattgatcatggctcatcaaagaaagctccaaaatcatcaaaaacctaagtttccaaattagggttttcaaggagaaagtcaacccaactttgaccagccataacttccacatggaacatcataaatttcccatcctaagctaatttggaaggaaattgaattatctacaattttgtttctcacaagccaaggccagaaatgcaccatttgggagatgtgagccaaaacattacaggtccttctaaaagatcacaaaaagtcatttttctcAAAAGCTCATAaattgaacatggtagactcaattgagatgaaaccaaaaggaaattttagaggactctttaagctttctaaaaagtcctataacatgtTCGTACCactaaaattgagggagatatgaggctcagaagttggtcgattcACAGGgaaaatacaaaaccctaatggcataattttgtgtttttggactaatgggcctaaaagaTGGGTCCCAAACGTGTCCATGGGGTTTATGAACCTCCTTAAATTAATTaccttatttttataatatttattttgtttatttgaattttaattcatttaaatgcaaattaatcattataaaatatggggaaattagttttaatgaaagatttgatttttaatcaattctAAGCAATCAAGAGAGCCAAATATGATGCAAATTTCGTGACAAGAGGGTTGGAAAAAGATTGGAAGGATATTGGACAAAAATAGTATGATTTCAtgtaattttcaatcaaatctttttttaattcttCTCTCACCAATCAACTTGACCTCCAAGCAAATGTTTGCCCTGATTTGGACCATTATAAATACCATATATTATTCAAGGCACAAGGGGACGAATTTGGTTGAAGAACTAGGGTTCTAAAGCTTCCTAATTTTCTTAAAAAACTAGGGCAAGCAAAAAACTTTTGGTGCAGCCACATTCAATCAATTCTAGTGATTATATAATCTTCCTAAAGCTACCAGGGGTTGTTTTCAATTGGTATACAGACTCATAACACGTGGGAGGACAGTGCACTCGACATTCACGGTTTGAACATGTTCTTGAATCCCAAGCTCTTGAGTTATCATGTTTAAATTGATTCTCTGCATGAATACTCGTTCACTATTATGTTTAGAGTTGTTTGGGAAAAATTTTCTTGAGTCTTAGTGCAGGTATCATACtaagccattgttagggcatcaaGAGCTTACACTTTCGTTTTCCAAGTTACCGGCCCTTGCAGGAGGAATTAATCACTCCATTGGATTCCTGGCATCCTAGTTGGTAGATCTGGGCAAACGCTGGGATGGGTTAACGTCAGTTATGGCAGTTTCCAAATTGcaaggttgaagaagaaggacctgcggaaaaatccgtaggtaaatgcGTAGCTGTTtttgcaggaaaatccgcaggtgcggaggttgaagacgatgaggtggaaCGGGGACCTAATCATCTACACGCGTCACGCTTGCAGTGGACAGTCAGCGCTTTCCAGATTCTTGCTCCACTCCATTGGCCAGTCAAACATTCTCCAGCCTCTCTTCTTTTTCCATTGGTCATGCACGTGACACCGGGGCCCACTCTCACCAGCGTTtgacttcttcttcaaataatatTTACTTGTCTATTTAACTTATTCTGGATGGATGACTAATAGTTTAAAAACGCAGCACACTTGGCAGGGGCTAGTATTTGGTAATGTATGAGACAGGGGTTCGAATCCCACTCCAgactattaatttttataatttgtatGCTATGGTTTTCCTGCAGATCCAGTGTGTGTGAGGTGCGCACCCTTACCATGTACCCCCGACGCATCATCGTCAAATCATCAACATCCGGGACCCAATGCATGTAGATTGAAGGTACATCATATGGTCTCAGCTCTAGCCTCACACAATCAAAATCCAGgttttctattctatttttattttttttatttacgtATTCACTTATTTCATGTtacttatgattttttttaaaaaaagcctttctttttaattttaatttaggttttgaaataacttcaacttagatttttttatatataagtaATTTTTATCTTTAGggtatttaattaatatttttaatttaggtttaacaattagataattaatttggATTTTATTAGATAAATTAGAATTTAATATTTAAGATGAATAATTTAGGGTAACATTTAGGATTTAGGGTTTCATCGATTAACCTTTTCGTAATTTTAATTTAGTACAGTTAGATTAGTGATTACCCTTAAATTTCAAAAACCATACATAACCTTAGGTAGCTtcaggtaggtgttgcccattaacacaATTTCCAAACTTCACAAACATTTTgttggtcacaataagttttctttttaaaGGTTTAGGtttgtaaaccctgatttttcCTAACTTAATTTATTCACGAACTTCTCCTCTCATCCCATACTCTATGATTGTCgcgtgcctttattttaattttgtttttatttaatgacatttgtttaattatttaatttccgccattcAAATTTTGCCTTTATTCTGccttcattatttatttatttatttatttaattttgttatttaaattctagaaggtgtatagttCGCTTATTCAATTTTGATGTAATGGTAATTAGGgccttttattttctgccttttaatttccgcCTTTAAATTTCTGCCCacatgtgtttattgtaatagcgtaggaacttttaaattctgcctttaatttctgtattatttaactgcgtggttagtaatcctagggagtgcaagcctgtaattaatcaagaatcacctaattacaagataaatgtcatcgaagttaaccacatgattgtgcacccacacacctttagggtaacccttcttgttgcctgttgccttatcacttgctgccttgttgccttaattttgttgcctaaaaatagtcaagtccctcgattccgaggatacctaaagcaaggttgcctttaaaCATTGAAATTATCATATAATATTTTGTCTCTCGAAGTTTCCTCGTTAATACATgataattgtcccaattgctaaggtatcctcgcatgatgcctaaaaaatttaatgactattatatccttcccttagactacctaccctctttatggtagggacagtcttatggcgaacgattattctcgatgacccttaaatatccaattgaaagacttcctgccctcttatggcatggatagaccctttcaccctgaaaggctaaaagaacaaatttcaaaacttagggtagttgctactaattgcttgctctaaattcaaaatattttttcccacctcttttcaaaaaaatcaaattcaaaaagactacacttatttacaagctaaatttcttcttcgaaatcttttcttattcacacacgacacttcaaacttttcaagcaattcaaacattttgaaaacaaagtgagctaagcaattaagagcccatggaaaaccatggatgcaaagggtgccttacaccttccctttgtataatttaccccccgaactcaatctctttcaaaagggttttttctgttcttttagcctttcctaaaaattggataaaataaaagtcggtggcgactcttgctcaccgcaacattgtttgcttaaatataaaaagtcagttcaccgtattacacctacctaccacaaggagcaaaagaaaggactgtctgtcacttggtctgatgaagactcCGAGTCTAAAGAAGGAACTGCAAGACATGTCACAGTTCCAACAAGAGTCTatgcatctgatgatgattccagtgatgatgagctaacctttgatgaacttgcttcctcatacaagaagttgtgtatcaAGAATGTTgcagtctgcaaacaagtggagaagcaagagataatcataagagaGTTAGAAACTGAGATGAAtagacatcttgcaaccatagactctctcagtagtgaagtaagcatgttgaactacaaacttgatcaaatgactaagTCCTTAAAAATCCTGAATAATGGAACTGATACTCTAGaggaaattctggagtctggacAAAGAACACGAGATATGTTCGGggtaggatttgtggctaaagaggaattcacCTCTGGGTTCAGGAGAGCAAAGCCCGAAACTTGTGTGAATAACCGGATGTTAgcaccaatgtcacaacatcaaggaaacagaagaaggagccattcaaagaagaaattccaaaaatggaggtgccatcactgtggaagatttggtcacataaagccattctgtttcagACTGGTTGGATATCCAAATCAAATTCATCAAGCCAAACCTGAATATGATACCTGTAACAGAAAGCAACGGTGGgtggctaagaatgttgctctagtagCACACACTACTCTAAGAATTCCTGCCAAAGAAGAATGGTACCTTGACAAtggttgctcaaatcatatgactgggaGAAAGAACTCACTAGTAGACCTCAAACTTGAGGGAACCAACTATGTGACTCTTgatgatggagaaataagagaagtcaaaggtgttggaTAGACAGAAGTTCAGGGTGTTCCTAATCTAAATAATGTTTTACTTGTACAAGGACTAGCAgcaaatcttataagcatcagccaactaTGTGATGAAGGATTCAATGTCAAGTTCACTAAAGAGGAGTGTATTGTcactaatgaagaaaatgaaaaagtcATTAAGGGATTTAGGTCTAAAGATAATTTCTACCTATGGAAGCCTAACACCCCAAACTACCCTCTGACTACTCCATGATCAGAGAGGAAATAAAAGTTGACTGCCAAGAATCtgatgaatctgatgaagaatcaTATGTTGGAGAGCTCACCATAAGTGAACTAGCTGCTGGTTTTACTGAGACCTGTCTAATGAATGACAAAATGTGTGCAAAAGTAAGGGAGTACAGAAGTATCAATAGATTCCTGCTAGAAGAAAGATTAagccttatgatagacattactgATCGGGAAAGAAAACTAGATAAGTCAAATGTGAGCAATGATTCTAAAAGTCTATCTGAAAGTAATGTCACAGAGAATGTTTTAACAACATCTGAAGACATTGTGAAGGTAAAGGGTATGTTAGGTATTTGTAACCAAAACATATTATAGCAATTAACCTATGTGGGGGAATACTTTTTGGGCTTTTTAAATATCCATGATTTGAAACTTCCCTCACTCGGTGTGCATATAAAGCTTCGCTCTCCTATTCTTCTACAAACGGCAAACATCCTTGTTGGTCCTTCTCGCTACTTATTAAGGTTGAACTGCTCGGATTCTTCTCACAAGAGTGACACAAGTTCTGTCTCAAAGAGTTTCAGAATGTCTTAGCAATCATGTGATGCATCTCCCGTATCTGACTCGGCAAAACCGGATGAGTCCTTTAACCCTAATAGGAGTCTGAAGGTTGTACCTTTAAGGACGATTAGCCGTGACGAATTAAAGGCCACAAAGCCTAAAACGGCACATGCAAAACGGCCCAAGGAGGGTATTCGTAACAAGGGCGCCAAACCTTCTGCATCTAATACCATAGAGGAAGTTACTAAAGAAGGAACCAGATATGTCGATAACGCAATTGCCAGGATTGTTACACGCATTCTGAAGGAAAATCATCAAGTGCCTGGGATATCTGTCCCTCTTAAAACCATAATGCCTGATCCCCTCAAGAACACTAGTAAGGCTGAAGTTGCTCACACTTCTGGTTGTGACCCAGCTGAAGAGGAGATCATTAAGAATGGACAAGGAGGTGCTGAGAATACCAATGTTACTGAGGATGTCAATGACATCGAATAGAATGAGCACACTAAGGTCAATACTGAAACAAGTACCAATGTGGTAGACTTAGATGAGTATTCTGACGACGAGTTGCTTGCCTCTTTGAATCTTAGTGTAGCCAACAGGCTAATGACTAGAAGAAAAGGAAAAGCTATTTCCCAAAGTTCCCCTAAAAAGAATGCAGAAGCTAAGAGCACTGTCAAAGACTCTGTCAAGAAGAATAGTACTTCTGCTGGTCCTATCAAAAGCAGAGCTGTGGCTAAGAGTGTAGGGGTTGGTCTCTCAAAGTCCTGGAGCAAGGTTGttccaaagaaaagaaaggagagGGAAATTGTTGAATTTGAGTCTGATGTTGAAAGGGATGTCCCTAACATTCCATCAAGGAAGAAGCCTACAACAAGCAAGCTTGCTGCCAGTATTCCTGAAATACCTATTGATAATGTGTCATTCCACTATGCCTCTAGTGCCAGCAAGTGGAAATATATGCTCCAAAAGAGACTGGCTGTTGAAAGGGAGTTGGCTCCAAATTCTCTTGAGAACAAGGAAATCTTACAGCTAAGTCAGGAAGTTGGACTATTAAAAACTGTGTGCAACCTTCCCAAATGTTATGAGAGGCTGGTAAAAGAATTTGCGGTGAACCTATCTGAAGATTGTAGAAACAGCAAGAGTGTGGACTTCAGAAAGGTGTTTGTGGGAGGTAAGTGTGTTTCGTTCTCTCCTTTTGTGATTAATAACTTCTTGGCAACAACAAatgaagctcaacctgagcttgaagtgacAGACAATAAGGTTTGTCAAGTGATCACAACCAAGCAGGTAAAAAGCTGGCCCTTAAAAGAGAAACTAAttgcaagtaagctgagcatCAGGTATGCAATGCTTCACAAGATAGGAGCAGCTAATTGGGTACCAACGAATCACAAGTCCACTATCTCAACTGTTCTTGGCAGATTCATGTATGCTGTAGGAACAAAGGCAAAGTTTGACTATGGAACATATATTTTCGACCAAACTATGAAGCATGCTGGAAACTTCAGTGTTAAGGGTCCAATTGGCTTTCCATCCCTCCTGTGTGGCATAATTCTGACTCAGTATCCCAACATTCTCAATGAGCATGATGTAGTATGCAAAAGAGAAAGCCCATTGACTTTCCACTATAAATTGTTTCAGGGTACGCATGTTCCAGACATTGTCATGACATCGACTGAAACATCCAAGTCTGGAGCATCAGCCAACAAAGAAGAAGTCATAACAATGTTAAAAGAGACCTGCAAAGAGCTGGAAGCTAGGAAGATATCCATTGAAAAGATGATAAGTAATTTGGAAATGGATGAGGATGAGGAATTTGCAGATGCTGTAGAGATGGCAAATGAAGATGAACAAGAGAAGGAAGTGGAACCAGAAGAAGAATTAGAAGAAGAGAGTGCCAGTCCTGCTGATGGATCCGAGAAAGAAAGTTATGCAGACACCTCAAGTGGGTCTGAATTTGTGCAGTAAATGCAACTGgagttttgtttgtttcttttgttttttttctctttcgtTTAGTTTTGTCTGCATTTTATTCGATTTCGTTCAGTTTAAGTTTTGTTTGAACCTATTTGAAATTTGGGGAGAAGACTGTAgtttgctttggcaacttttgtggccaaacagggggagaagtagtaATGTCACCCCAAAACAACAAATATGGTATGGTGTTtgtgatcaacaattctaatGTGCTTATTTGTGTTGATCTATTTGTGCGTGTGTTGCTCTTGTGGTTGGTTTTGATTTGTTTGAGCATTGTATGCATACTGGTGGTGTATGTTGTCTATATTGTATTAGctttgattgtgttttgtttgctTTGTTTCTGCTGCTagtgtttctctgatatggtgagacaggttgttttagccaaaaatttgccaaagggggagattgtagatatttttcatgttggctgcatttgtggtaaaacatacctgagtgtttaatatcttgactgatgtcatgacatgtttgatattatgttatgcaggttgcatatgtgttaagctaatacaggttctgttagtgaatgtcatgaccgatgtcatgacatccttgtgtgacagcaggagctgttatattttattaattgtgtttcctgatttctctcaatctacaatttaggaaactttttattgtgtgctgaatatttcgtccaagAATATTTCACTGACAGCACGttttgtaacaaccagatggcgtgtaaattaggttaacttggttaaccctaatttgtttctaaaaaagcccaaggcccgagagctgcatataaaaagtctgcaatcctaatttaGATCGCAAAGAGAGTaaattgttaattgtgaagaaccactAGTGCAAAaaatactttttacatcgggcaaaaagtactttttacatcggatctgggcccgatgtaaagccaggcgatgtaataagtaagagacattttacatcgggccaaggcccgatgtgaaaaatgaacataccacatcggttgaactcagatgtctgatgtgaaaaataatacaatttttttataaaatatatatatacaccatATTTTACATCAGTTGTCCTGTCCgcccgatgtaatagatagtttttacatcggtttaccactttgcccgatgtaatagataaGCTTTTACATCAATTTTCCATTTTGCCCGATGTAATATGTATTCTACTTTTAAGCATAAAATAGTATAAGCAGCATTAGTAAAATAGTATAAGAACATTAGTATACTCTGCTATTTTTAAATACGAGCTCGTGGATCGCGTGGTGTACATATCTCATCCATGCATGCTACACCATTGTCAATATTCAAACAATAATACAAACAAaactttataaaaataataatatattaacaaCCCATGCAAAACGTGACATTAAAACTGTGTAACTACACTAATCTCTATATAAACAACAGAATTATAACAAACTCTTTATCATTTCATTTCCCTTTCATTACAAATAACCAGAACTTACAAACTCTTTATCATTTCATTTCCCTTTCATTACAAATAACTAGAACTTACAAACTCACCATGGCTAACCAGAATCAAGATCTTTACATAATCTTCTTCCCCTTTCTAGCCAACGACCACATCATACCGTGTATAGACCTTGCAAGA from Vicia villosa cultivar HV-30 ecotype Madison, WI unplaced genomic scaffold, Vvil1.0 ctg.001425F_1_1, whole genome shotgun sequence harbors:
- the LOC131635104 gene encoding uncharacterized protein LOC131635104 codes for the protein MTRRKGKAISQSSPKKNAEAKSTVKDSVKKNSTSAGPIKSRAVAKSVGVGLSKSWSKVVPKKRKEREIVEFESDVERDVPNIPSRKKPTTSKLAASIPEIPIDNVSFHYASSASKWKYMLQKRLAVERELAPNSLENKEILQLSQEVGLLKTVCNLPKCYERLVKEFAVNLSEDCRNSKSVDFRKVFVGGKCVSFSPFVINNFLATTNEAQPELEVTDNKVCQVITTKQVKSWPLKEKLIASKLSIRYAMLHKIGAANWVPTNHKSTISTVLGRFMYAVGTKAKFDYGTYIFDQTMKHAGNFSVKGPIGFPSLLCGIILTQYPNILNEHDVVCKRESPLTFHYKLFQGTHVPDIVMTSTETSKSGASANKEEVITMLKETCKELEARKISIEKMISNLEMDEDEEFADAVEMANEDEQEKEVEPEEELEEESASPADGSEKESYADTSSGSEFVQ